In Mytilus trossulus isolate FHL-02 chromosome 6, PNRI_Mtr1.1.1.hap1, whole genome shotgun sequence, a single window of DNA contains:
- the LOC134720670 gene encoding uncharacterized protein LOC134720670, with amino-acid sequence MEDNPKDSCYCKQLVDETNKYECKICGRFLSTKQRILTHLNTKHQKSPLKRVYKQYEDDPSVPVPKRTAMRHSSARQGLFISTPPCSTDKDKSGSETCIESDNTHGFCDQQHEEFSSSDFESDYSDESSEVASTESDSSESDLDSELSDYVEDEISSGGPEMSVYSEMELNAICLVSYFLRHNSSGIAIQDLLNLLRVLCPDSSQFRDITYEKVMLLAGNTCTNCKTIDYCSICGQRFPENADLFRCDTVGCAGLRYKGKLHAQQSTSRQPKNSFVLADVKKQLQFIFERKGSWTSIQNTKKKIGQNIGHTEISDICDGQFYRTLCQPGQFLNDSNNISALFNTDGIPLYNSSNVKLWPVFLAINELPPSSRFSRENMVLAAIWQGKDKPPFSQYMCAFGEQMCKLYVDGMNIKPFGTNASLDVRLAVFVGTMDLQAKAYVLNMTMHNGEYGCSACEESGTSVRQGKGYARFYPYRSLNDRPVMRESDNVKYEKGPNATSTRRIKGVCGITGLAAMEWFDVVIGVVPDYMHCVLLGVMKAIMYKLFSPTNSDKPYFIGKDIKKISKRLNGICPPDFIERMPRELEKNYNHFKATELQTFLLFYSLPCLNGYLDDIYLKHLAQLSEGIYLLLGDTITEYDLLKAERLLDSFYEQFPNLYGQGSCGLNVHNIGAHMVFFVRMWGPLWSWSCFAFEDWNAALLQSVHGTGDVTKQCLRMIELQLKMNCFNTDSIAHGETRSYIIKMKKRSKTWSVTPYNERVATAGALKPFTNVDEDEISFILKETGCDSILSFKKALRVQVDNQKLYAEEYNRMKKRICNVVRCKNGQLRQIKYFLICTELNSVLAFAEKIEIHHESFICVEDSHHIIRVNEASGKDIFPVENISEKVFFMKVDGFNYVACMPNSLGHSIFK; translated from the exons ATGGAAGATAATCCTAAAGATTCTTGCTATTGTAAGCAACTAGTGgatgaaacaaataaatatgagTGCAAGATATGTGGACGTTTTCTCAGCACTAAACAGAGAATACTTACTCATCTGAACACAAAGCACCAAAAAA GTCCTTTGAAAAGGGTGTACAAGCAATATGAAGATGATCCCTCAGTCCCAGTCCCAAAGAGAACAGCAATGCGACACTCATCAGCAAGACAGGGTCTTTTCATCAGCACTCCTCCATGTTCTACAGATAAGGATAAAAGTGGTAGTGAAACTTGCATTGAGTCTGACAATACACATGGATTTTGTGACCAACAGCATGAAGAATTTTCTAGCAGTGATTTTGAAAGTGACTATTCTGATGAGAGTAGTGAAGTTGCATCAACTGAATCAGATTCATCTGAATCAGACCTTGATTCAGAACTTTCAGATTATGTTGAAGATGAGATTTCCTCTGGTGGACCAGAAATGTCAGTCTATTCAGAAATGGAATTAAATGCTATATGCTTAGTGTCTTACTTTTTACGGCATAATTCATCAGGAATTGCAATTCAAGATTTGTTGAACCTTTTAAGAGTGTTATGTCCCGACTCCAGTCAGTTTAGGGACATCACATATGAAAAAGTCATGTTATTGGCAGGAAATACATGCACAAACTGTAAGACAATTGACTACTGTTCTATATGTGGTCAGAGATTTCCTGAAAATGCTGATTTATTTAGATGCGACACAGTTGGGTGTGCAGGTTTACGCTATAAGGGAAAATTACATGCACAACAAAGTACAAGTCGTCAACCTaaaaacagttttgttttaGCAGATGTTAAAAAGCaacttcaatttatttttgaaagaaaaggTTCATGGACCAGTATACAAAATACTAAAAAGAAAATTGGCCAAAATATTGGACACACAGAAATAAGTGATATTTGTGATGGCCAATTTTATCGAACTTTGTGTCAACCTGGACAGTTTTTGAATGACTCCAACAATATAAGTGCTCTATTCAACACTGATGGTATTCCCCTGTATAATTCTTCAAATGTTAAATTGTGGCCTGTCTTTCTTGCCATCAATGAACTGCCTCCATCAAGTAGATTTTCTAGGGAAAACATGGTATTAGCAGCTATTTGGCAAGGAAAGGATAAACCACCGTTCTCCCAATATATGTGTGCATTTGGAGAACAGATGTGCAAGTTGTATGTAGATGGTATGAATATAAAGCCATTTGGTACCAATGCATCTTTAGATGTACGACTTGCTGTCTTTGTTGGGACAATGGACTTACAGGCAAAAGCCTACGTCCTGAACATGACTATGCATAATGGTGAATACGGCTGTTCTGCTTGCGAAGAGTCAGGAACGTCTGTCAGACAAGGAAAAGGATATGCAAGGTTCTATCCTTACCGATCACTAAATGATCGTCCTGTCATGCGTGAGTCAGATAatgtcaaatatgaaaaaggGCCAAATGCAACATCAACTCGGCGTATAAAAGGCGTTTGCGGAATAACTGGCTTGGCTGCTATGGAATGGTTTGATGTTGTTATAGGTGTTGTGCCTGACTACATGCACTGTGTTTTACTAGGTGTGATGAAAGCAATCatgtataaattattttcacCTACAAACAGTGATAAGCCCTACTTTATAGGGAAAGATATTAAGAAAATTTCTAAACGCTTAAATGGAATATGTCCACCTGATTTTATTGAGCGTATGCCAAGAGAGTTGGAGAAAAACTACAATCATTTCAAGGCCACAGAACTTCAAacttttttactgttttattcCCTGCCGTGCCTTAATGggtatcttgatgatatttacTTAAAACACTTAGCCCAATTAAGTGAAggaatttatttattacttggGGATACCATTACAGAATATGATCTCCTTAAAGCTGAAAGGCTTTTAGACTCTTTTTATGAACAGTTTCCAAACCTTTATGGACAAGGAAGCTGTGGACTGAATGTTCACAATATTGGTGCCCACATGGTATTTTTTGTTAGAATGTGGGGACCATTGTGGAGTTGGAGTTGCTTTGCTTTTGAAGATTGGAACGCTGCATTACTTCAGTCTGTTCATGGTACAGGAGATGTTACCAAACAATGTCTGCGcatgattgaacttcaactaaAAATGAATTGCTTTAATACTGACAGTATAGCACATGGAGAGACTCGATCATATATCATAAAGATGAAAAAGCGGTCCAAAACTTGGTCTGTCACTCCTTACAATGAAAGAGTTGCCACAGCAGGTGCACTGAAACCTTTTACTAATGTGGATGAAGATGAAATAAGTTTCATTTTGAAGGAGACTGGATGTGATAGTATTCTTTCTTTCAAGAAGGCTCTTAGAGTACAAGTTGACAATCAAAAACTATATGCAGAAGAATACAATAGAATGAAGAAACGTATCTGTAATGTTGTACGCTGCAAGAATGGTCAACTTCGACAAATAAAGTACTTTTTAATTTGCACCGAATTGAACAGTGTCCTAGCCTTTgctgaaaaaattgaaatccaCCATGAAAGCTTTATATGTGTAGAGGATTCTCATCACATCATACGAGTGAATGAAGCTTCAGGGAAAGATATTTTTCCTGTTGAAAATATATCAGAAAAAGTATTCTTTATGAAAGTAGATGGTTTTAATTATGTTGCTTGTATGCCAAACTCTTTAGGTCacagtatttttaaataa